One window of the Natronomonas marina genome contains the following:
- a CDS encoding ribonucleoside-diphosphate reductase, with amino-acid sequence MAKLTSTDRGTRSDPDSFAGGYFRNAVYRHWDPHDIDLASDREALLEYEDEFTGEEFDMLRLGVARFGGGEEAVTEDLMPLGLALEGTDAQMFLTTQLYEEAKHTRFFDRYWEEVLDPVAEELGLEPADPTDERYLNDDYVAMFDAVEDAMAALLDDQSPETQTRAYSHYHIVAESVLAQTAYYSLQSAFGETGDDAVITRSREEMPTLPGLVDGIAKIRSDEGRHVGFGMHEVRRLVQEEGVDEAVVRGTLTELMPHVAGIFTDIEGPVDHGAIVEYARDKLTRRLDIITDADGEVPPVEELVAIEGADRGAAD; translated from the coding sequence ATGGCGAAACTGACGAGCACCGACCGCGGTACCCGGAGCGACCCCGACTCCTTCGCTGGCGGCTACTTCCGGAACGCGGTGTACCGGCACTGGGACCCCCACGACATCGACCTCGCGAGCGACCGCGAGGCGCTGCTGGAGTACGAAGACGAGTTCACTGGCGAGGAGTTCGACATGCTCCGCCTCGGCGTCGCCCGGTTCGGCGGTGGCGAGGAGGCCGTCACCGAGGACCTGATGCCGCTCGGACTCGCCCTGGAGGGCACCGACGCCCAGATGTTCCTCACCACGCAACTGTACGAGGAGGCAAAGCACACCCGCTTCTTCGACCGCTACTGGGAGGAGGTGCTCGATCCCGTCGCCGAGGAACTGGGACTGGAGCCGGCCGACCCGACGGACGAGCGATACCTCAACGACGATTACGTGGCGATGTTCGACGCCGTCGAGGACGCGATGGCGGCACTGCTCGACGACCAGTCGCCGGAGACGCAGACCCGCGCCTACAGCCACTACCACATCGTCGCCGAGTCCGTGCTGGCACAGACGGCCTACTACAGCCTCCAGTCGGCGTTCGGCGAGACGGGCGACGACGCCGTCATCACGCGGTCCCGCGAGGAGATGCCGACGCTGCCCGGCCTCGTCGACGGCATCGCAAAGATCCGCAGCGACGAGGGCCGCCACGTCGGCTTCGGGATGCACGAGGTCCGCCGACTCGTCCAGGAGGAAGGCGTCGACGAGGCCGTCGTTCGGGGGACGCTCACGGAGCTGATGCCCCACGTCGCCGGTATCTTCACCGACATCGAGGGTCCCGTCGACCACGGGGCGATCGTCGAGTACGCCCGCGACAAGCTCACTCGTCGCCTCGACATCATCACCGACGCCGACGGCGAGGTGCCACCCGTCGAGGAACTGGTCGCAATCGAGGGCGCCGACCGCGGCGCCGCCGACTGA
- a CDS encoding helix-turn-helix domain-containing protein, which produces MRTATVRLSPPGTGLHPADAEVAARPDLGREAIDHITALADGAGVVLCRLRGDAAALADVLADTEGVLDSHVTDADGTLYAYVHFRPTETAEALLELRRAHELVVRTPIRWLADGRLEVSAVGDDRTLQAAVAGLPDAVGVELVELREYDPSTDRAEALLTDRQLEVLDAALDAGYYEQPRRANQADVAEAVGLAPATVGEHLRRIEGTVMRSLRE; this is translated from the coding sequence ATGCGAACCGCGACGGTGCGGCTCTCGCCGCCCGGGACGGGCCTGCACCCGGCCGACGCGGAAGTGGCCGCGCGGCCGGACCTCGGGCGGGAGGCCATCGACCACATCACGGCCCTGGCGGACGGTGCGGGGGTCGTGCTCTGTCGGCTCCGGGGCGACGCCGCGGCGCTGGCGGACGTACTCGCGGACACCGAGGGAGTCCTCGATTCCCACGTCACCGACGCCGACGGCACGCTCTACGCGTACGTCCACTTCCGCCCGACGGAGACGGCCGAGGCGCTCCTGGAGCTCCGGCGCGCCCACGAACTCGTCGTCCGGACGCCGATTCGCTGGCTCGCGGACGGTCGGCTAGAGGTGTCGGCGGTCGGCGACGACCGGACGCTGCAGGCGGCCGTCGCGGGGCTGCCCGACGCCGTCGGCGTCGAGTTGGTCGAGTTGCGGGAGTACGACCCCTCGACCGATCGGGCGGAGGCGCTCTTGACCGACCGACAACTCGAGGTGCTGGACGCGGCGCTGGATGCCGGGTACTACGAGCAGCCCCGCCGGGCGAATCAGGCCGACGTGGCCGAGGCGGTCGGACTCGCGCCCGCGACGGTCGGCGAGCACCTGCGCCGCATCGAGGGGACGGTCATGCGGTCGCTGCGGGAGTGA
- a CDS encoding glycerophosphodiester phosphodiesterase: protein MRLIAHRGFAGVNPENTRRAVVTAAEVADAVEVDVRRCASGELVVVHDATVDRVTDGEGPVADHTLAELRDLDVLESGEGVPALVEILEAIPDAVGVNVELKETGTAADALASVTSLHPQAVVSSFSPETLAACRDVDPAVPRALLTDDSDSAVETAREVGCGYLHPSVESCDDRLVRDAHRAGMSVNAWTVSHSGEADSLAAMGVDGVIADRPDVLSEE, encoded by the coding sequence GTGCGACTCATCGCCCACCGGGGGTTCGCGGGCGTCAATCCGGAGAACACCCGGCGAGCGGTCGTGACGGCCGCCGAGGTGGCCGACGCCGTCGAAGTCGACGTTCGCCGGTGTGCGAGCGGCGAACTCGTCGTCGTCCACGACGCGACGGTCGACCGCGTCACCGACGGCGAGGGCCCCGTCGCCGACCACACGCTCGCGGAACTCCGCGACCTGGACGTGCTGGAGAGTGGCGAGGGGGTCCCGGCGCTGGTGGAAATCCTGGAGGCCATCCCCGACGCCGTCGGCGTCAACGTCGAACTCAAGGAGACGGGCACGGCGGCCGACGCGCTGGCGTCCGTGACGTCGCTGCACCCCCAGGCCGTCGTCTCCTCGTTCTCGCCCGAGACTCTCGCGGCGTGTCGGGACGTCGACCCCGCGGTGCCGCGGGCGTTGCTCACCGACGATAGCGATTCGGCCGTCGAAACGGCCCGCGAGGTCGGCTGTGGCTACCTCCATCCCTCGGTCGAGTCCTGCGACGACCGCCTCGTCCGCGACGCCCACCGTGCCGGCATGAGCGTCAACGCCTGGACCGTCAGTCACAGCGGGGAAGCCGACTCGCTCGCGGCGATGGGCGTCGACGGCGTCATCGCCGACCGACCGGACGTCCTGTCGGAGGAGTGA
- a CDS encoding SDR family oxidoreductase produces MDASYDFEESVVLVTGVSGALGSAVAAAFDDCGATVCGADVVAPTEEDALVEPGTVEFYETDATDEDSVAETVETIVDEHGRLDALCNVAGTWRGGDPIHETDVSEFELLFDVNLKSMFLTSKHAIPHLRETEGAIVSVSARSSLEGGEGDGPYRASKAGVRLLTETIAEENLGTVRANAVMPSVIDTPMNREMMPDADHDEWVDPADIADVVLFLCTGQAGVTSGAAVPVYGEA; encoded by the coding sequence ATGGACGCGTCCTACGATTTCGAGGAGTCGGTCGTGCTGGTGACCGGAGTCAGCGGTGCGCTCGGTAGCGCCGTCGCGGCGGCGTTCGACGATTGCGGGGCGACGGTCTGTGGGGCAGACGTCGTGGCTCCCACGGAGGAGGACGCGCTGGTCGAACCCGGAACGGTCGAGTTCTACGAGACCGACGCCACCGACGAGGACAGCGTCGCCGAGACGGTCGAGACCATCGTCGACGAGCACGGCCGCCTCGACGCGCTCTGCAACGTCGCGGGCACCTGGCGCGGCGGCGACCCCATCCACGAGACCGACGTCTCCGAGTTCGAGCTGCTGTTCGACGTGAACCTGAAGTCGATGTTCCTGACATCGAAGCACGCCATCCCGCACCTCCGGGAGACGGAGGGCGCCATCGTCTCGGTGTCGGCCCGGTCGTCGCTGGAGGGCGGCGAGGGCGACGGACCCTACCGGGCCTCGAAGGCCGGCGTTCGCCTCCTGACGGAGACCATCGCCGAGGAGAACCTCGGCACCGTCCGGGCCAACGCCGTCATGCCGAGCGTCATCGACACGCCGATGAACCGCGAGATGATGCCGGACGCCGACCACGACGAGTGGGTCGACCCCGCCGATATCGCCGACGTGGTGCTGTTCCTCTGTACGGGGCAGGCAGGCGTCACCAGCGGCGCCGCGGTGCCGGTCTACGGCGAGGCCTGA
- a CDS encoding sodium-dependent transporter, with protein sequence MADRETWATRLGFILASVGSAVGLGNIWRFPFQTAENGGAAFLAVYLAAVVIIGLPALLAEFVIGRRANINAITAFDRLDKPNWKAVGALGVLAGFWTMSYYSVVGGWVIRYVFGSATGAYFGDPGPADYFGMIASGLDAVFLHFVFMAVTVGIVALGVEDGIEKATKLMVPSIVVLMVGLAAYAATLPGGGEGYAFFLTPDLGTIVANFETVVPAAVGQALFSLSLGFSVMITYASYLGKDENLGTDGVSIAAFNTFVGVLAGFVVFPLLFAQGVEVGDAGAGAVFVSVASAFVDLPFGRVLGVVFFGVVLIAALSSAISLLEVVVSYVVDNYRFSRPATAVGLGAVLFVGGIPSAMYDGWLGWFDTVAVNLLLPLAALGVVFFVGWVMAGDAVDEIRQGTGGAETLSVVWLWSLRTVVLVAVAGTLVLSLQGLSAPPL encoded by the coding sequence ATGGCCGACAGAGAGACGTGGGCGACCAGACTGGGATTCATCCTCGCATCGGTCGGCAGCGCGGTCGGACTGGGGAACATCTGGCGGTTCCCCTTCCAGACCGCCGAGAACGGCGGCGCGGCGTTCCTCGCGGTGTACCTGGCGGCGGTCGTGATAATCGGCCTGCCGGCGCTTTTGGCGGAGTTCGTCATCGGCCGCCGGGCGAACATCAACGCCATCACCGCCTTCGACCGACTCGACAAGCCGAACTGGAAGGCGGTCGGCGCTTTGGGCGTCCTCGCCGGCTTCTGGACGATGTCGTACTACAGCGTCGTCGGCGGGTGGGTCATCCGCTACGTCTTCGGCAGCGCGACGGGGGCGTACTTCGGCGACCCCGGACCAGCCGATTACTTCGGTATGATCGCCTCCGGCCTGGACGCGGTCTTCCTGCACTTCGTGTTCATGGCCGTCACCGTCGGCATCGTCGCGCTGGGCGTCGAGGACGGCATCGAGAAGGCGACGAAGCTGATGGTGCCGAGCATCGTCGTGCTGATGGTGGGGCTGGCGGCCTACGCCGCGACCCTGCCCGGCGGCGGCGAGGGGTACGCGTTCTTCCTGACGCCGGACCTCGGGACCATCGTCGCCAACTTCGAGACGGTGGTCCCGGCCGCGGTCGGACAGGCGCTGTTCTCGCTGTCGCTCGGCTTCTCGGTGATGATAACGTACGCCTCCTACCTCGGGAAGGACGAGAACCTCGGGACCGACGGCGTCAGCATCGCGGCGTTCAACACCTTCGTCGGCGTGCTGGCCGGCTTCGTCGTCTTCCCGCTTTTGTTCGCACAGGGGGTCGAGGTCGGCGACGCCGGCGCAGGCGCGGTGTTCGTCTCGGTCGCGTCCGCGTTCGTGGACCTGCCCTTCGGCAGGGTTCTCGGCGTCGTCTTCTTCGGCGTCGTGCTCATCGCAGCGCTGTCGTCGGCCATCAGCCTGCTGGAGGTCGTCGTCTCCTACGTCGTCGACAACTATCGGTTCAGCCGTCCGGCGACCGCCGTCGGCCTCGGTGCCGTGCTCTTCGTCGGCGGTATCCCCTCTGCGATGTACGACGGATGGCTCGGCTGGTTCGACACCGTCGCGGTGAACCTGCTGCTGCCGCTGGCGGCGCTCGGCGTCGTCTTCTTCGTGGGCTGGGTGATGGCCGGCGACGCCGTCGACGAGATTCGGCAGGGCACCGGCGGCGCCGAGACACTGTCGGTCGTGTGGCTGTGGTCGCTCCGGACAGTGGTGCTCGTGGCCGTGGCCGGGACCCTCGTTTTGAGCCTCCAGGGGCTGTCGGCACCGCCGCTGTAG
- a CDS encoding acyl-CoA carboxylase subunit beta, translating into MTMEEDLEELREKKREAAKGGGEERIAKQHEKGKMTARERIDYFLDDSTFQEFDQLKTHRSTNFDMDERHPYGDGVVTGYGEVDGRQVFVFAHDFTVFGGSLGEAFAEKVCKVMDRAIETGAPIVGLNDSAGARIQEGIDSLAGYADIFHRNQKASGVVPQISAIMGPCAGGAVYSPAITDFVFMVEDTSHMFITGPDVIETVTGEEVGFEELGGARTHTTESGVAHFSSADEKEALDDIRYLLSFLPSNNVEDPPQVEPWDDPDRRDEELADIVPSEPQKPYDIVDVIDRVVDEDSFFEVGEGFARNLVTGFGRLDGRSVGIVANQPRVNAGTLDIESSLKGARFVRFCDAFNVPILTFVDVPGFMPGTDQEHNGIIKHGAKLLYAYSEATVPLLTVITRKAYGGAYDVMASKHLEADVNYAWPTAEIAVMGPKGAVNVLYSDELEAADDVESRREELIDDYRDTFANPYTAAERGFVDDVLEPAETRPRLIRDLRMLESKRKDQPDRKHGNIPL; encoded by the coding sequence ATGACGATGGAGGAGGACCTCGAGGAACTGCGCGAGAAGAAGCGCGAGGCCGCGAAGGGCGGCGGCGAGGAGCGCATCGCAAAACAGCACGAAAAGGGGAAGATGACCGCCCGCGAGCGGATCGACTACTTCCTCGACGACAGCACCTTCCAGGAGTTCGACCAGCTGAAGACCCACCGGTCGACGAACTTCGACATGGACGAACGCCACCCCTACGGCGACGGCGTCGTCACCGGCTACGGCGAGGTCGACGGCCGACAGGTGTTCGTCTTCGCCCACGACTTCACCGTCTTCGGCGGGTCCCTCGGCGAAGCCTTCGCCGAGAAGGTCTGCAAGGTGATGGACCGCGCCATCGAGACCGGCGCGCCCATCGTCGGGCTGAACGACTCGGCGGGCGCCCGCATCCAGGAGGGCATCGACTCCCTCGCGGGGTACGCCGACATATTCCACCGCAACCAGAAGGCGAGCGGCGTCGTCCCACAGATCTCGGCCATCATGGGTCCCTGCGCCGGCGGCGCGGTCTACTCGCCGGCCATCACCGACTTCGTGTTCATGGTCGAGGACACCAGCCACATGTTCATCACGGGGCCGGACGTCATCGAGACGGTGACCGGCGAGGAGGTGGGCTTCGAGGAACTGGGCGGCGCCCGGACCCACACCACCGAGTCCGGCGTCGCCCACTTCTCGTCGGCCGACGAGAAGGAGGCGCTGGACGACATCCGGTATCTGCTCTCCTTTCTGCCGTCGAACAACGTCGAGGACCCCCCGCAGGTCGAGCCGTGGGACGACCCCGACCGCCGCGACGAGGAACTGGCCGACATCGTCCCGTCGGAACCGCAGAAGCCCTACGACATCGTCGACGTCATCGACCGGGTCGTCGACGAGGACTCCTTCTTCGAGGTCGGGGAGGGCTTCGCCCGCAACCTCGTGACCGGGTTCGGCCGGCTGGACGGCCGCTCGGTCGGCATCGTCGCCAACCAGCCGCGCGTCAACGCCGGCACGCTCGACATCGAGTCCTCGCTGAAGGGCGCCCGGTTCGTCCGCTTCTGTGACGCCTTCAACGTCCCCATCCTCACCTTCGTCGACGTGCCGGGGTTCATGCCCGGCACCGACCAGGAGCACAACGGCATCATCAAACACGGCGCGAAACTCCTGTACGCCTACTCGGAGGCGACGGTACCGCTGCTCACCGTCATCACCCGCAAGGCCTACGGCGGCGCCTACGACGTGATGGCCTCCAAGCACCTGGAGGCCGACGTCAACTACGCCTGGCCAACCGCCGAAATCGCGGTCATGGGACCGAAGGGCGCGGTCAACGTCCTCTACAGCGACGAACTCGAGGCGGCCGACGACGTCGAGAGCCGCCGAGAGGAGCTCATCGACGACTACCGCGACACCTTCGCCAACCCCTACACGGCGGCCGAGCGGGGCTTCGTCGACGACGTCCTCGAACCGGCCGAGACGCGCCCGCGGCTCATCCGGGACCTGCGGATGCTCGAATCCAAGCGCAAGGACCAGCCCGACCGCAAGCACGGCAACATCCCGCTATGA
- a CDS encoding acc operon protein has translation MRLDVPDDADSAEAAAIAAAVRAHVSADDSEDEAASDDGWDGARWRFRGRVDALQRRRVRVPTAAPQDAWTAAGRTDRL, from the coding sequence ATGAGGCTGGACGTTCCCGACGACGCCGACTCGGCGGAGGCGGCCGCCATCGCCGCCGCCGTTCGGGCGCACGTCTCGGCCGACGACTCGGAGGACGAGGCGGCGTCCGACGACGGCTGGGACGGGGCCCGCTGGCGGTTCCGGGGCCGTGTGGACGCGCTCCAGCGCCGCCGCGTCCGCGTGCCGACGGCCGCGCCCCAGGACGCCTGGACTGCGGCCGGCCGGACCGACCGCCTCTGA
- a CDS encoding acetyl-CoA carboxylase biotin carboxylase subunit has translation MFDKVLVANRGEIAVRVMRACDDLGVDTVAVYSDADKHSGHVRHADEAYNIGPARAADSYLDHEAVIEAAEKADADAIHPGYGFLAENAEFAGKVEAHDDVTWIGPSAESMEQAGEKTKARTIMREADVPIVPGTTDPVETAEEVHEFGEEHGYPVAIKAEGGGGGRGMKIVRDPEEAEEQLETAKREGEAYFDNDSVYLERYLENPRHIEVQILADEHGNVRHLGERDCSLQRRHQKVIEEGPSPALTDELREEIGEAARRGADAADYYNAGTFEFLVEEEDRDDGELLGADANFYFLEVNTRIQVEHCVTEELTDIDIVKWQIRVADGEELTFSQDDIELDGHAIEYRINAENAADEFAPASGGELEVYDPPGGIGVRIDDAPRQGDDLVTDYDSMIAKLIVHGEDRTEAIARSKRALAEYDIEGIPTIVPFHRLMLDDDAFVSGTHTTKYLDEHLEQERLEEAQEKWGTGDTEGSTDEEVVEREFTVEVNGKRFQVNLEERAELAANRPAPGTGGGGGGGGGGGGGGGGGGSAQAVSAEGEIINAEMQGTILEVNVAEGDSVESGDVICVLEAMKMENDVIAEIGGTVAEVAVEEGQSVDQGDPLVVLD, from the coding sequence ATGTTCGACAAGGTGCTCGTCGCCAACCGGGGTGAGATCGCAGTTCGCGTGATGCGCGCCTGCGACGACCTCGGCGTCGATACCGTCGCCGTCTACAGCGACGCGGACAAGCACAGCGGCCACGTCCGGCACGCGGACGAGGCGTACAACATCGGTCCCGCCCGCGCCGCGGACTCGTATCTCGACCACGAGGCGGTCATCGAGGCCGCCGAGAAGGCCGACGCCGACGCCATCCATCCGGGCTACGGCTTCCTCGCGGAGAACGCCGAGTTCGCCGGCAAGGTCGAGGCCCACGACGACGTGACCTGGATCGGTCCCTCCGCCGAGTCGATGGAGCAGGCCGGCGAGAAGACGAAGGCCCGGACCATCATGCGGGAGGCCGACGTGCCCATCGTTCCGGGGACGACCGACCCCGTCGAGACCGCCGAGGAGGTCCACGAGTTCGGCGAGGAACACGGCTACCCCGTCGCTATCAAGGCCGAGGGTGGCGGCGGCGGCCGCGGGATGAAGATCGTCCGTGACCCCGAGGAAGCCGAAGAACAGCTCGAAACCGCCAAACGCGAGGGCGAGGCCTACTTCGACAACGACTCGGTGTACCTCGAGCGCTACCTCGAGAACCCCCGCCACATCGAGGTGCAGATCCTGGCCGACGAACACGGCAACGTCCGTCACCTCGGCGAGCGGGACTGCTCGCTGCAGCGGCGCCACCAGAAGGTCATCGAGGAGGGTCCCTCGCCCGCCCTGACCGACGAGTTGCGCGAGGAGATCGGCGAGGCTGCTCGCCGCGGCGCCGACGCCGCCGACTACTACAACGCCGGCACCTTCGAGTTCCTCGTCGAGGAGGAGGACCGCGACGACGGCGAGTTGCTCGGCGCGGACGCGAACTTCTACTTCCTGGAGGTCAACACCCGCATCCAGGTCGAGCACTGCGTCACCGAGGAACTGACCGACATCGACATCGTCAAGTGGCAGATTCGCGTCGCCGACGGCGAGGAACTCACGTTCTCCCAGGACGACATCGAACTCGACGGCCACGCCATCGAGTACCGCATCAACGCCGAGAACGCGGCCGACGAGTTCGCGCCCGCCAGCGGCGGCGAACTCGAGGTGTACGACCCGCCGGGCGGCATCGGCGTCCGCATCGACGACGCCCCCCGGCAGGGCGACGACCTGGTGACGGACTACGACTCGATGATAGCGAAGCTCATCGTCCACGGCGAGGACCGCACGGAGGCCATCGCCCGCTCGAAACGGGCGCTCGCCGAGTACGACATCGAGGGCATCCCGACCATCGTCCCGTTCCACCGGCTGATGCTGGACGACGACGCCTTCGTCTCCGGCACCCACACCACGAAGTACCTCGACGAACACCTCGAACAGGAGCGCCTCGAGGAGGCCCAGGAGAAGTGGGGCACCGGTGACACCGAGGGGTCGACCGACGAGGAGGTCGTCGAACGGGAGTTCACTGTCGAGGTCAACGGCAAGCGGTTCCAGGTCAACCTCGAGGAACGGGCCGAACTCGCCGCCAACCGCCCGGCGCCCGGGACCGGCGGTGGTGGTGGAGGCGGCGGTGGCGGCGGTGGCGGCGGCGGGGGTGGCGGCAGCGCCCAGGCCGTCTCCGCGGAGGGCGAGATCATCAACGCCGAGATGCAGGGCACCATCCTGGAGGTCAACGTCGCCGAGGGCGACAGCGTCGAGTCGGGCGACGTCATCTGCGTGCTGGAGGCGATGAAGATGGAGAACGACGTCATCGCCGAGATCGGCGGCACTGTCGCGGAGGTCGCCGTCGAAGAGGGCCAGTCCGTCGACCAGGGCGACCCGCTGGTCGTGCTCGACTGA
- a CDS encoding two-component system sensor histidine kinase NtrB has protein sequence MGRFDDYVPAGAILALGGLGAIAVAGWYASTVETIDGLLLLALAPLFVAGGLLASLGYRVRSLDAGGVRVVAWTLVPAVAVAAVGDLLLAQEFGITLPDSVLVVATIASVGGAAGAVGGFLAARQESAVADAERRADRAERFVEGASGFAVVRLDPEGFVETWSEGAAAVTGFPADEVVGSRLDELYTGDDADEVVRAQLQRALRTDAVELERTFRRSDGEEFHGSGTLTAIDEDGELLGYLLVLSDRSETRERLEQLERRNSQLEAFASVVSHDLRNPLNVAIGSIGMAQKKDDDESQLESAESALERMEQLIEDVLTLARQGKDVDEFERVELEETVQLAWGTIDQKHADMEYGELSAITADGERLRRLFENLFRNAIEHGGEDVEISVGMLDGGEGFFVADDGPGIPDHKRDEIFEAGYTTGDDGTGLGLAIVRSIVEAHGWEISAAKSQAGGARFEIRGVQTLADVQA, from the coding sequence ATGGGACGCTTCGACGACTACGTGCCAGCCGGGGCGATCCTGGCGCTCGGTGGCCTCGGGGCTATCGCCGTCGCGGGGTGGTACGCCTCGACCGTGGAGACGATCGACGGGCTGTTGCTCCTCGCGCTGGCGCCGCTGTTCGTCGCCGGTGGACTGCTGGCCTCGCTCGGCTATCGCGTCCGCTCGCTGGATGCCGGCGGGGTCCGCGTCGTGGCCTGGACCCTCGTGCCCGCCGTCGCGGTCGCCGCGGTCGGCGACCTCCTCTTGGCCCAGGAGTTCGGCATCACGCTCCCGGACTCGGTGCTGGTGGTCGCCACCATCGCGTCGGTCGGCGGCGCCGCCGGCGCAGTCGGCGGGTTCCTCGCCGCACGCCAGGAGAGCGCGGTCGCGGACGCCGAGCGGCGAGCCGACCGGGCCGAGCGGTTCGTCGAGGGCGCAAGCGGGTTCGCCGTCGTCCGACTGGACCCCGAGGGGTTCGTCGAGACCTGGAGCGAGGGCGCGGCGGCCGTCACCGGCTTCCCCGCAGACGAGGTCGTCGGGTCGCGGCTGGACGAACTGTACACCGGCGACGACGCCGACGAAGTGGTGAGGGCCCAGCTACAGCGTGCGCTCCGGACCGACGCCGTCGAACTGGAGCGGACCTTCCGCCGCAGCGACGGCGAGGAGTTCCACGGTTCGGGGACGCTCACCGCCATCGACGAGGACGGCGAGTTGCTCGGCTACCTCCTCGTGCTGTCGGATCGATCCGAGACGCGCGAACGGCTCGAACAGCTCGAGCGCCGCAACAGCCAGCTCGAGGCGTTCGCCTCGGTCGTCAGCCACGACCTCCGGAACCCGCTCAACGTCGCCATCGGCAGCATCGGGATGGCCCAGAAGAAGGATGACGACGAGTCACAGCTGGAATCCGCCGAGTCGGCCCTCGAGCGCATGGAACAGCTCATCGAGGACGTGCTCACGCTGGCCCGTCAGGGCAAGGACGTCGACGAGTTCGAGCGGGTCGAACTCGAGGAGACCGTCCAGCTTGCCTGGGGAACCATCGACCAGAAGCACGCCGACATGGAGTACGGGGAGCTGTCGGCGATCACCGCCGACGGCGAGCGGCTCCGCCGGCTGTTCGAGAACCTCTTCCGGAACGCCATCGAGCACGGCGGCGAGGACGTCGAAATCAGCGTCGGAATGCTCGACGGCGGGGAGGGATTCTTCGTCGCCGACGACGGACCGGGCATCCCGGATCACAAGCGCGACGAAATCTTCGAGGCCGGATACACCACCGGCGACGACGGGACGGGACTCGGTCTCGCAATCGTCAGGAGCATCGTCGAGGCCCACGGCTGGGAGATATCGGCGGCGAAGAGTCAGGCGGGCGGCGCGAGGTTCGAGATTCGGGGCGTCCAGACGCTGGCGGACGTGCAGGCGTGA
- a CDS encoding DUF7331 family protein, whose translation MSLRNDRPTDDEPAIREVRLEDGGLIIYDTENEDAWLQADEPTPVG comes from the coding sequence ATGAGCCTACGGAACGACCGACCCACTGACGACGAACCGGCCATCCGCGAGGTCCGCCTGGAGGACGGCGGCCTCATCATCTACGACACCGAAAACGAGGACGCCTGGCTTCAGGCCGACGAGCCGACCCCCGTCGGCTGA